A stretch of Acidobacteriota bacterium DNA encodes these proteins:
- a CDS encoding M28 family peptidase yields the protein MNSWSVLATIPNTPQKSKPAATAKPNPAIQRIVREISAKNIEATIRKLVSFHTRHTLSDTESNDRGIGAARRWIKSEFERYRQASGGRLQVAFDEFVQPAGVRLPVDAKIVNVVATLPGTQPESKDRIYVVSGHYDSRASNPMDATSAAPGANDDASGTAAVMEMARVMSQYTFDATLVFMTVAAEEQGLYGAAHWAEVAKQEKKNIAGMFTNDIIGSSKSSTGQIDRKTVRLFAEGISLPSLQEASPDMRTLVQTGGENDTPTRQLARSIKEIGERYVTGMSVKVIYRRDRYLRGGDHLPFLDRGFPAVRFTEPSENYDHQHQDIRVEKGVQFGDLPEFVDFEYVAQVARINAASLASLSLAPAAPQNVELETVQLENDSTLRWQASPEPDIAGYRIVYRETTAPFWQHTIEVGNVTRFTVKGISKDDYLFGLQAVDKDGNISVASYPKPYRGGVK from the coding sequence ATGAATTCCTGGTCCGTTCTGGCTACAATTCCGAATACTCCTCAAAAATCCAAACCGGCAGCCACTGCGAAACCCAACCCTGCGATTCAGCGCATTGTCCGGGAGATTTCAGCCAAAAACATCGAAGCCACGATCCGAAAACTGGTGAGTTTTCACACCCGGCATACGCTTTCCGATACCGAAAGCAATGACCGTGGAATTGGGGCAGCCCGGCGCTGGATCAAGTCTGAATTTGAACGCTATCGCCAGGCGTCTGGTGGGCGATTGCAGGTGGCCTTTGATGAGTTTGTCCAGCCTGCCGGGGTTCGGCTGCCAGTTGATGCCAAAATTGTGAACGTGGTCGCGACCTTACCTGGAACTCAACCCGAATCCAAAGATCGAATTTATGTCGTGAGCGGACATTATGATTCACGGGCCTCAAACCCAATGGATGCCACCAGCGCGGCCCCAGGCGCCAATGATGATGCGTCCGGTACCGCCGCCGTGATGGAGATGGCCCGGGTGATGTCACAGTATACATTTGATGCCACGCTGGTGTTTATGACCGTGGCCGCCGAAGAACAGGGGCTCTATGGCGCCGCCCATTGGGCCGAAGTCGCCAAACAGGAAAAGAAAAACATCGCCGGGATGTTTACCAATGACATCATCGGCAGTTCAAAAAGTTCCACTGGCCAGATTGACCGTAAAACGGTTCGTCTTTTTGCCGAAGGCATTTCCCTGCCATCGCTCCAGGAAGCCTCACCCGACATGCGAACGCTGGTTCAAACCGGTGGCGAAAACGACACGCCAACCCGGCAACTGGCCCGCTCCATTAAAGAAATCGGGGAACGGTATGTCACGGGAATGTCGGTGAAAGTGATTTACCGCCGCGACCGCTACCTTCGCGGCGGCGACCATCTTCCCTTTCTGGATCGCGGGTTTCCAGCCGTTCGCTTTACTGAACCCAGCGAAAATTATGATCACCAGCACCAGGATATCCGAGTCGAAAAAGGCGTCCAATTCGGAGATTTGCCGGAATTCGTTGATTTTGAATATGTTGCCCAGGTGGCGCGGATCAATGCCGCTTCACTGGCGAGCCTTTCCCTGGCACCAGCAGCTCCACAGAATGTCGAACTCGAAACCGTTCAACTTGAAAATGATTCAACGCTTCGCTGGCAAGCCAGTCCCGAGCCAGACATCGCCGGGTACCGGATTGTGTATCGGGAAACCACGGCTCCGTTTTGGCAGCACACAATTGAAGTCGGCAATGTCACCCGCTTCACGGTCAAAGGGATTTCGAAAGATGATTATTTGTTTGGCCTCCAGGCGGTTGATAAGGATGGAAATATCAGCGTCGCCAGTTATCCCAAACCCTATCGCGGCGGCGTGAAGTGA